A genome region from Phycisphaeraceae bacterium includes the following:
- a CDS encoding iron ABC transporter permease, whose amino-acid sequence MSREPESRSHAEQVPALQRWRGVIGISTLVALFVGVIVARALIGRGATGVHFGWPEEWDILRLRATAASSAAIAGAALGVSGLLLQNLLRNPLASPFILGLSAGAGLGMTVATWLATLSPAAAWLMAGGALLPATAGALASLALVVALGQRRGVIEPLTLVLAGVIVSALASALALLIQHLLPFEARGRIDAWMLGRIPEVSPGLVAWCSGGVTVIGVFLAVRLGRAMDAASLSDAEAISVGVDLPRLRLALLTVAAALAAAATALCGPLAFVGLVAPHMARLLCGARHGSLVVGSAVAGITLLAGADVVRQAIDFGAGRLPIGVVTAILGSIAFLWLLRRFRPGGGP is encoded by the coding sequence ATGAGCCGCGAGCCCGAATCCCGGTCGCATGCGGAGCAGGTCCCAGCGCTCCAGCGATGGCGCGGCGTGATTGGAATCTCGACCTTGGTGGCCCTCTTCGTAGGTGTCATCGTCGCGCGAGCACTCATCGGGCGAGGCGCGACGGGGGTCCACTTCGGATGGCCCGAGGAGTGGGACATTCTCAGGCTCCGCGCGACGGCGGCGAGTTCCGCGGCCATCGCCGGCGCGGCGCTCGGGGTCAGCGGCCTGCTTCTTCAGAACCTGCTCAGGAATCCGCTTGCGTCGCCCTTCATCCTCGGACTCTCGGCGGGCGCCGGTCTCGGCATGACGGTCGCCACCTGGCTGGCAACGCTCTCTCCCGCCGCGGCATGGCTGATGGCGGGCGGGGCGCTCCTTCCGGCCACCGCGGGTGCGCTCGCCAGTCTGGCGCTGGTGGTCGCACTCGGGCAGCGGCGGGGCGTGATTGAGCCCCTCACGCTTGTGCTTGCCGGTGTCATCGTCTCCGCGCTTGCATCGGCGCTCGCGCTCCTCATCCAGCATCTCCTGCCCTTTGAAGCGCGCGGGCGCATTGATGCTTGGATGCTCGGCCGAATCCCCGAGGTGTCGCCCGGACTTGTCGCCTGGTGCAGCGGTGGCGTGACCGTGATCGGTGTCTTTCTCGCCGTCCGACTCGGTCGAGCGATGGATGCCGCATCACTCTCCGATGCCGAAGCGATTTCAGTGGGGGTCGATCTTCCCCGGCTGCGCTTGGCGCTTCTGACGGTCGCCGCAGCGCTCGCAGCCGCGGCCACGGCGCTTTGCGGGCCATTGGCATTCGTCGGTCTTGTGGCGCCGCACATGGCGCGCCTGCTCTGCGGGGCGAGACATGGTTCGCTTGTGGTCGGTTCGGCGGTCGCAGGGATCACGCTGCTCGCCGGTGCCGATGTCGTACGCCAGGCCATCGACTTCGGTGCGGGACGCCTGCCGATCGGCGTGGTCACGGCGATCCTCGGTTCGATCGCCTTTCTCTGGCTTCTCCGCCGCTTCCGGCCCGGAGGCGGACCATGA
- a CDS encoding valine--tRNA ligase: protein MARESYSPSDADQLVAERWQQAKAFHAVPAPQSKGPPFAIFIPPPNVTAALHLGHALNNALQDILVRRARMRGCNTLWMPGTDHAGIATQTVVEKRLLQQGKRRSDFSREEFIAQVQAWKDEYEATILEQLRAIGASCDFDRVRFTMDPVCTAAVRAAFTRLFADGLIDKGKRLVNWDPVSRTALADDEVEMEEIDGFMWSLRYPLADGSGHVTVATTRPETMLGDTAVAVNPRDPRARALRGKRVKLPIVGREIPIVEDDYVVMPAAMAEAAGVPEAAQDPKAAFATGFLKVTPAHDPNDWEIGLRHGLAAINIMAPDASISDRHGWSDVSEEARSFVGLSRERARDAVVEWFRSHGLLEEVRPYRHAVGHSYRSHVPIEPYLSEQWYVLVTDDRLRGAALRAMAPEQRSRDSTIGVDGRSAGDGELHFFPPRYARTFEVWHEQIRDWCISRQLWWGHRIPVWSRGEEALSPEATAALARAPFSDASTPSAGALRRSMIPVESAWSRAGLVHRVRRRDDGAAEELLCVPEAQQAMVPELERAGFRQDDDVLDTWFSSALWPLSTLGWPDPERFGMEGLLETFNPSSVLCTAREIITLWVSRMVMFNRYFNGGRLPFRHVYIHPVVQDGFGQKMSKSLGNGVDPRDIIRTHGADAMRFVLAQIATDTQDVRLPVDLIDPHSGTTFTPAFIETDAGYRVAAPIQESQSQRGRTMVSFYGFVSGLATPTDEVPLALNTSSRFDVGRHFSTKLRNATRFVLASAAAQDGASSTATIDPATRPLIDRWLLSRLARAIGQMDAAIDHYRFSDAVEVLYDIFWRDLCDWYLEGVKPTIRGDPVQEAILLRSLDAILRLAHPICPFVTESLWSEVGPASATRPPVRGLTIAPGELLATASWPVVEPTLLDTEAIATFERVQTLVNLIRNLRGSRQVPPKKRLQLVADRSVVTLIGMAGGVVETLAGLDAVTERSAGSERARGAVPLVFEGGEIDLLGLLEESDAAGERDRLGKRRDELRRAVEGFERKLNNPGYVAKAPPEVVAQTRQMLEGARSDLAAVERSLAALIS, encoded by the coding sequence ATGGCGCGTGAATCCTACAGCCCATCCGACGCGGACCAGCTCGTTGCGGAGCGATGGCAGCAGGCGAAGGCCTTCCACGCCGTTCCAGCACCGCAGTCGAAGGGGCCGCCGTTCGCGATCTTCATTCCGCCTCCGAATGTGACGGCGGCGCTGCACCTCGGTCATGCGCTGAACAACGCGCTTCAGGACATTCTGGTTCGCCGCGCGCGAATGCGCGGCTGCAACACGCTCTGGATGCCCGGCACCGATCACGCCGGCATCGCCACGCAAACCGTGGTTGAGAAGCGGCTGCTCCAGCAGGGGAAGCGCCGAAGCGACTTCTCCCGCGAGGAGTTCATTGCCCAAGTCCAGGCGTGGAAGGATGAGTACGAGGCGACCATCCTCGAGCAGCTCCGCGCCATAGGGGCAAGCTGCGACTTCGACCGCGTGCGATTCACCATGGACCCGGTCTGCACCGCAGCGGTGCGGGCCGCATTCACCCGGCTCTTTGCCGACGGCCTGATCGACAAGGGCAAGCGACTGGTCAACTGGGATCCGGTCTCGCGCACCGCACTCGCTGACGACGAAGTCGAGATGGAGGAGATCGACGGCTTCATGTGGTCGCTCCGCTATCCGCTGGCCGATGGCTCAGGTCATGTGACCGTGGCCACGACCCGACCGGAGACGATGCTTGGCGACACCGCGGTCGCGGTCAATCCTCGCGATCCCCGCGCGCGCGCGCTTCGAGGGAAGCGAGTGAAGCTCCCGATCGTGGGGCGCGAGATCCCGATCGTTGAGGATGACTATGTCGTCATGCCCGCAGCCATGGCTGAGGCCGCCGGTGTGCCCGAGGCGGCGCAGGATCCGAAGGCCGCGTTCGCGACCGGCTTCCTGAAGGTGACGCCGGCGCACGATCCCAATGACTGGGAGATCGGCTTGCGCCACGGCCTGGCCGCCATCAACATCATGGCGCCTGACGCCTCGATCAGCGATCGTCATGGCTGGAGCGATGTGAGCGAAGAGGCGCGGTCCTTCGTCGGGCTTTCCCGAGAGCGGGCGCGTGATGCGGTGGTTGAGTGGTTCCGAAGCCATGGACTGCTCGAAGAGGTGCGGCCCTATCGGCATGCCGTCGGTCACAGCTATCGCTCGCATGTTCCGATCGAGCCCTATCTCTCCGAGCAGTGGTATGTGCTCGTGACCGATGATCGCCTTCGCGGCGCGGCGCTTCGTGCGATGGCTCCCGAACAGCGGAGTCGTGATTCGACCATCGGCGTGGATGGGCGATCGGCCGGTGATGGCGAGCTTCACTTCTTCCCGCCGCGGTATGCGCGCACTTTCGAAGTGTGGCACGAGCAGATCCGCGACTGGTGCATCTCCCGCCAGCTCTGGTGGGGGCACCGCATCCCCGTCTGGTCTCGGGGTGAGGAGGCGCTGTCGCCCGAGGCGACCGCGGCACTCGCGCGGGCGCCCTTCTCCGATGCCTCGACACCCTCGGCGGGTGCGTTGCGGCGAAGCATGATTCCCGTCGAAAGCGCGTGGTCACGCGCGGGGTTGGTCCATCGGGTGCGCCGGCGCGATGATGGCGCGGCCGAGGAGCTCCTCTGCGTGCCCGAGGCGCAGCAGGCCATGGTGCCCGAACTCGAGCGGGCGGGCTTTCGCCAGGACGACGATGTGCTCGACACCTGGTTCAGCTCCGCCCTCTGGCCACTCTCAACGCTCGGTTGGCCCGACCCCGAGCGCTTCGGCATGGAAGGGTTGCTTGAGACCTTCAATCCAAGTTCGGTGCTCTGCACCGCGCGCGAGATCATCACGCTCTGGGTGAGTCGCATGGTGATGTTCAATCGCTACTTCAACGGAGGGCGGCTGCCGTTCCGCCATGTCTACATCCATCCCGTGGTGCAGGATGGCTTCGGGCAGAAGATGTCGAAGAGCCTCGGCAACGGCGTCGACCCTCGCGACATCATTCGGACGCACGGTGCCGACGCGATGCGCTTCGTGCTCGCCCAGATCGCCACCGACACGCAGGATGTGCGACTTCCCGTCGATCTCATTGATCCTCACTCGGGGACGACCTTCACTCCGGCCTTCATCGAGACCGATGCGGGCTACCGCGTCGCCGCGCCCATCCAGGAGAGCCAGTCGCAACGAGGCCGGACGATGGTCTCCTTCTACGGATTCGTGAGCGGCCTGGCCACGCCGACCGATGAGGTGCCGCTCGCGCTCAACACGAGCTCGCGCTTCGATGTCGGCCGTCACTTCTCGACCAAGCTCAGGAATGCGACGCGCTTCGTCCTTGCCTCGGCTGCGGCCCAGGATGGCGCCAGCTCGACGGCCACGATCGACCCCGCGACGAGACCCCTGATTGACCGCTGGCTGCTCTCGCGACTTGCACGCGCTATCGGTCAGATGGACGCAGCCATCGATCACTACCGCTTCAGCGATGCCGTGGAGGTGCTCTATGACATCTTCTGGCGCGACCTCTGCGACTGGTACCTCGAAGGCGTGAAGCCGACCATTCGGGGTGACCCGGTGCAAGAGGCAATCCTGCTGCGCTCGCTCGATGCGATCCTGCGCCTCGCGCATCCGATCTGTCCCTTCGTGACGGAGTCGCTCTGGAGTGAAGTGGGGCCGGCGAGCGCCACTCGTCCTCCGGTGCGCGGTCTGACGATCGCTCCGGGCGAACTTCTCGCCACGGCGAGCTGGCCCGTGGTGGAACCGACGCTGCTCGACACCGAGGCGATCGCGACCTTCGAGCGGGTGCAGACGCTCGTCAACCTCATTCGCAATCTTCGCGGCAGTCGACAGGTCCCGCCGAAGAAGCGCCTGCAACTCGTTGCCGATCGATCGGTGGTGACCCTCATCGGCATGGCGGGCGGCGTGGTCGAGACACTCGCCGGGCTCGATGCCGTGACCGAGCGGAGCGCGGGCTCAGAGCGTGCACGCGGAGCCGTGCCGCTCGTCTTCGAAGGCGGCGAGATCGACCTCCTTGGGCTGCTCGAAGAGAGCGATGCCGCGGGTGAACGAGATCGACTCGGCAAGCGTCGTGATGAACTTCGGCGCGCCGTGGAAGGCTTCGAACGAAAGCTGAACAACCCGGGTTATGTTGCCAAGGCGCCCCCGGAGGTGGTTGCACAGACGAGACAGATGCTGGAAGGAGCACGAAGCGATCTTGCCGCCGTCGAGAGGTCTCTGGCCGCGCTGATCTCCTGA
- the tadA gene encoding Flp pilus assembly complex ATPase component TadA, with product MSIIAQTTSGAEVEPTLLLSVVKPLLAFIPFIAYAWVTGSHLGRDCRRNQIEPARWSLIFVVAPVLALAVLLAIPIFWIGMPIALIILAAPVVIYVQIRNPRVIEQERWTFGALKIGESMQARKEAAALKAARLRFLDSSKREKPVPTKTDPLYAVHSAVELLIDPALQGRATRLELAPTPQGFIPIQFVDGMRYKRDAMPPDLATASIDYLKAAAGLDVNERRKKQAADFFVVSGDTMIRSSLVVAGGSSGQTLRIDFERERQLSKPFDSIGLLPTQVDILAPLTEISQRRGVVLVSAAPGQGLTTLLYSLIGRHDAFTCSVKSIEKTVELRVDGVDQQVWNPANPAVDYANHLQSIVRRGPDIVLVSDGAEARVGPLVANAASDALFYVGLGVNTPPGQELAAVLREWFRAVGDLEAGSKNLKAIIVQRLMRKLCEYCRQPHPRAADIIKRIGTPAGTTPQVMAASGKVQIKNRVEECPVCKGSGFLGQIGVHEVIGFDDETRGMLAANDAKGAYTTARRKLRAPALQEAALQRVREGVTSIEEYQRVFAQPSVAGGASARPSSPGSAPPASGAAAAAS from the coding sequence TTGTCCATCATTGCCCAGACCACCTCCGGCGCCGAGGTTGAGCCGACGCTCCTCTTGAGCGTGGTGAAGCCCCTGCTCGCCTTCATTCCCTTCATCGCCTACGCCTGGGTCACCGGCAGTCACCTCGGACGGGATTGCCGACGCAACCAGATTGAGCCGGCGCGGTGGTCGCTCATCTTCGTCGTCGCGCCAGTGCTGGCACTGGCGGTGCTGCTCGCCATTCCCATCTTCTGGATTGGAATGCCGATCGCGCTGATCATCCTCGCGGCGCCGGTCGTGATCTATGTGCAGATCCGCAACCCGCGGGTGATCGAGCAGGAGCGATGGACCTTCGGTGCGCTGAAGATCGGCGAGTCGATGCAGGCTCGCAAGGAGGCCGCGGCGCTCAAGGCGGCTCGTCTGCGTTTCCTTGACTCAAGCAAGCGGGAGAAGCCCGTTCCCACCAAGACCGATCCCCTGTATGCCGTGCATTCGGCGGTTGAACTGCTCATTGATCCGGCGCTCCAGGGGCGGGCGACGCGCCTTGAGCTCGCCCCGACACCGCAGGGGTTCATCCCGATCCAGTTCGTCGATGGCATGCGCTACAAGCGGGACGCGATGCCGCCCGACCTCGCGACGGCCTCGATCGACTATCTCAAGGCAGCCGCGGGACTCGATGTCAACGAGCGCCGCAAGAAGCAGGCGGCTGACTTCTTCGTCGTCTCCGGCGACACGATGATCCGTTCGTCGCTTGTGGTCGCCGGCGGTTCATCGGGCCAGACTCTTCGCATCGACTTCGAGCGGGAGCGACAGCTTTCGAAGCCCTTCGACTCGATCGGCCTGCTTCCCACACAGGTGGACATCCTCGCCCCGCTCACCGAAATCAGCCAGCGGCGTGGCGTGGTGCTGGTTTCCGCCGCGCCGGGACAGGGTCTGACCACGCTTCTCTACAGCCTCATCGGCCGCCATGACGCCTTCACCTGCAGCGTGAAGAGCATCGAGAAGACCGTCGAGCTGCGCGTCGACGGCGTCGATCAGCAGGTGTGGAACCCCGCGAACCCAGCCGTCGACTATGCGAACCACCTCCAGTCGATCGTGCGGCGCGGCCCGGACATCGTTCTGGTGAGCGACGGTGCGGAGGCGCGCGTCGGTCCGCTTGTGGCGAACGCGGCAAGCGATGCGCTCTTCTATGTGGGCCTCGGCGTGAACACCCCCCCCGGCCAGGAACTCGCGGCCGTCCTCAGGGAGTGGTTCCGGGCCGTCGGCGACCTCGAAGCAGGCTCGAAGAATCTCAAGGCCATCATCGTGCAGCGACTGATGCGCAAGCTCTGCGAGTACTGCCGCCAGCCGCATCCGCGGGCGGCGGACATCATCAAGCGCATCGGCACTCCGGCCGGCACCACCCCGCAGGTCATGGCCGCCAGCGGCAAGGTGCAGATCAAGAACCGCGTGGAAGAGTGCCCCGTGTGCAAGGGCAGCGGCTTCCTCGGGCAGATCGGCGTCCACGAGGTCATTGGCTTCGATGACGAGACGCGAGGCATGCTGGCGGCCAATGATGCCAAGGGGGCGTACACGACGGCTCGCCGCAAGTTGCGGGCCCCGGCTCTGCAGGAGGCAGCGCTTCAGCGAGTGCGCGAAGGCGTGACGAGCATCGAGGAGTACCAGCGCGTCTTCGCTCAGCCAAGCGTCGCGGGTGGAGCCTCCGCTCGTCCAAGTTCACCCGGAAGCGCGCCACCCGCCAGTGGTGCCGCGGCAGCGGCATCCTGA
- the accC gene encoding acetyl-CoA carboxylase biotin carboxylase subunit, producing MFKRILIANRGEIALRIIRAARELGIETACVYSTADRDGPWLEQADRRICIGPPAAKDSYLRIDRIIAAAEITGADAIHPGYGFLSENAHFAEVCRDCNIAFIGPSPEAMSQLGDKVNCKRLAKRTGTPVFPGTDGAIEDLEEAVAVAHEIGFPVIVKASAGGGGRGMRIARDEAQLREGIESAQREAAAAFGNGAVYVEKFLEHARHFEVQVIGDQHGNAVHLFERDCSSQRRHQKLIEEAPAPGVDPERRRRVCESAAALIRAAKYSGAATCEFLMDGEQNFYMLEVNTRVQVEHPVTEMITGVDIVKTMIRVSAGEPLPFTQDQVALRGHAIECRINAEDPDRGFMPQAGLIERFSAPGGPGVRLDTHARAGYRIPPNYDSMIGKLIVHAADRDAAIRRMKGALREFSIGPMRTTIPLHLRLMDHPEFVGATFDIHYVERWLRAQGA from the coding sequence ATGTTCAAGCGCATCCTCATCGCCAATCGAGGCGAGATCGCTCTTCGGATCATTCGAGCCGCCCGCGAGCTGGGCATCGAGACGGCTTGCGTGTACTCGACCGCCGACCGCGACGGTCCGTGGCTTGAGCAGGCGGATCGGCGCATCTGCATCGGTCCGCCCGCCGCCAAGGACAGCTATCTGCGCATCGACCGCATCATCGCGGCGGCGGAGATCACGGGCGCCGATGCGATTCACCCCGGCTACGGCTTTCTCTCCGAGAACGCCCACTTCGCCGAGGTCTGCCGCGATTGCAACATCGCCTTCATCGGTCCGAGCCCCGAGGCGATGTCCCAACTCGGTGACAAGGTCAACTGCAAGCGACTGGCCAAGCGCACCGGAACGCCCGTCTTTCCCGGGACCGACGGTGCCATCGAGGATCTCGAGGAAGCGGTGGCCGTGGCCCATGAGATCGGCTTCCCCGTCATCGTGAAGGCGTCGGCGGGAGGCGGCGGTCGAGGCATGCGCATCGCCCGAGACGAAGCACAGCTTCGCGAGGGCATCGAAAGTGCGCAGCGCGAGGCCGCGGCCGCCTTCGGCAATGGCGCCGTCTATGTCGAGAAGTTCCTTGAGCATGCCAGGCACTTCGAGGTGCAGGTCATCGGAGATCAGCATGGCAACGCCGTGCATCTCTTCGAGCGCGACTGCTCGAGCCAACGGCGCCACCAGAAGTTGATCGAAGAGGCGCCGGCACCAGGAGTCGATCCGGAGCGACGGCGTCGTGTGTGTGAGAGCGCCGCGGCGCTGATCCGCGCGGCGAAGTACTCGGGGGCGGCAACCTGCGAGTTCCTGATGGATGGCGAGCAGAACTTCTACATGCTCGAAGTGAACACGCGTGTTCAGGTGGAACACCCGGTGACGGAGATGATCACGGGCGTCGACATCGTGAAGACGATGATCCGCGTCTCGGCGGGTGAACCGCTCCCGTTCACTCAGGATCAGGTCGCTCTTCGAGGCCATGCCATCGAGTGCCGCATCAATGCCGAAGATCCCGATCGCGGGTTCATGCCGCAGGCGGGTCTCATCGAGCGCTTCTCCGCCCCGGGTGGACCGGGCGTTCGACTCGACACCCACGCCCGTGCGGGGTATCGCATTCCGCCGAACTATGACTCGATGATCGGAAAGCTCATCGTGCACGCCGCCGATCGCGATGCGGCCATTCGACGCATGAAGGGCGCCCTGCGCGAGTTCTCCATCGGTCCGATGCGAACCACCATTCCGCTGCACCTGCGGCTCATGGACCACCCCGAGTTCGTCGGGGCGACATTCGACATTCACTATGTCGAGCGCTGGCTGCGAGCGCAGGGTGCCTGA
- a CDS encoding ABC transporter ATP-binding protein: MNLVIRDLRVRRGHFTLGPLSAGVGPGRVVAVLGGNGCGKSTLLGAIAGSIPVDRGELRHDGVDLRRLPPMARAKRLAFVPQRPGLDAAFTVRACVELGRFALPENPRRVNEAIERCGLASLAWRRWHDLSEGQRQRVAIARAMAQHEPGGLLLLDEPFAAMDPASARSAFEVIRDAAKAGASVLLATHDLVLAAATDEVWLVRDGALVAAGETERVLVPDVLETVYGVRFTMVEGVAPRPAPLPKWLPGTTPNAPSA; this comes from the coding sequence ATGAATCTTGTGATCCGCGATCTTCGGGTGCGTCGAGGTCACTTCACGCTCGGACCGCTTTCTGCGGGCGTCGGACCGGGCCGTGTTGTCGCCGTGCTCGGGGGCAATGGCTGCGGCAAGAGCACGCTGCTCGGCGCGATTGCAGGCAGCATCCCCGTCGATCGCGGAGAGCTTCGGCACGATGGCGTCGACCTGCGGCGCCTCCCTCCGATGGCAAGAGCGAAGCGACTGGCGTTTGTACCGCAGCGACCCGGCCTTGACGCCGCGTTCACGGTGAGGGCGTGCGTTGAACTGGGTCGATTTGCGCTTCCTGAGAATCCCCGCCGCGTCAACGAGGCGATCGAACGCTGCGGTCTTGCGTCGCTTGCATGGCGCCGCTGGCACGATCTCTCCGAAGGGCAGCGGCAGCGGGTGGCCATTGCCCGCGCGATGGCGCAGCATGAGCCCGGCGGCCTGCTCCTTCTCGATGAACCCTTCGCAGCCATGGACCCTGCGTCGGCTCGGAGCGCCTTCGAGGTGATCAGGGATGCGGCGAAGGCTGGTGCCTCGGTCTTGCTCGCGACCCACGACCTGGTCCTTGCGGCGGCGACCGACGAGGTCTGGCTCGTCCGCGATGGAGCACTCGTGGCCGCGGGCGAAACGGAGCGGGTGCTCGTTCCCGATGTGCTGGAAACGGTCTATGGCGTGCGCTTCACGATGGTCGAAGGAGTTGCGCCGCGACCTGCACCGCTTCCCAAGTGGCTGCCCGGGACCACGCCGAACGCTCCGTCGGCGTAG
- a CDS encoding SDR family oxidoreductase, with protein MSARAVIVGASRRVGRSIALAMARRGFDLILTARSDLGGLQETAAMVSAVRGQSAGVSCERLNLSDPDEVEAAGRRWQGESLDVLILNASMYERSGVALASDSGCASDEHDGSNAQSKQSLGRRLADSALKHFEVNAASALALSTLLAPALARSSQPGGGAITALGDMHVMGRPVRGFAPYLMSKAALAQMVHSLAVELAPRIRVNLVHPGVVAWPEETTDDIRRAYEAKIPLGRSGTPDDAAEAVAWLSVDAMYVTGAELRVDGGRWLR; from the coding sequence ATGAGCGCGCGAGCCGTGATCGTCGGCGCCTCGCGCCGCGTCGGACGCAGCATTGCGCTGGCCATGGCTCGCCGGGGCTTCGATCTCATCCTGACGGCGAGGAGTGATCTCGGCGGCCTTCAAGAGACGGCGGCGATGGTCAGCGCGGTGCGCGGACAATCGGCGGGTGTTTCCTGTGAACGGCTGAATCTCTCTGATCCGGATGAGGTTGAGGCGGCGGGTCGGCGATGGCAGGGCGAGTCGCTCGATGTACTCATTCTCAACGCCTCGATGTATGAGCGAAGCGGCGTGGCGCTGGCGTCTGACTCCGGATGCGCGAGCGATGAGCATGACGGCTCCAACGCTCAGTCGAAGCAAAGCCTGGGTCGACGGCTGGCTGACTCGGCGCTGAAGCACTTCGAGGTCAATGCCGCATCGGCGCTCGCGCTCTCGACACTGCTCGCACCTGCCCTTGCCAGGAGTTCACAGCCGGGCGGCGGCGCGATCACGGCGTTGGGAGACATGCATGTCATGGGGCGGCCCGTGCGAGGATTCGCCCCCTATCTGATGTCGAAGGCGGCCCTCGCGCAGATGGTCCACTCTCTCGCGGTGGAACTCGCGCCGCGCATCCGCGTGAACCTGGTGCATCCGGGGGTGGTCGCGTGGCCCGAGGAGACGACGGACGACATTCGAAGGGCCTATGAAGCGAAGATCCCGCTGGGCCGGAGCGGTACACCTGATGATGCCGCCGAAGCCGTGGCCTGGCTCTCCGTCGACGCCATGTATGTGACCGGCGCGGAGCTCAGGGTCGATGGTGGTCGATGGCTCCGCTGA
- the accB gene encoding acetyl-CoA carboxylase biotin carboxyl carrier protein, with the protein MIDTRKLKELVRLMVENDLVEIDLRDEQEQVTLKRPTAMAMPVVSHQPMAMAPVAPPPPPSAGAAAPAAPASDPNAGLVPIESPMVGTFYQAPGPDKPPFVAVGASIGPESVVCLVEAMKIFNEIKAGVSGTVERILVRSGDAVEFGQPLFMVRPG; encoded by the coding sequence ATGATTGACACACGCAAGCTGAAGGAACTCGTGAGACTGATGGTCGAGAACGACCTCGTCGAGATCGATCTTCGCGATGAACAGGAGCAGGTGACGCTCAAGCGCCCGACGGCGATGGCGATGCCGGTGGTGTCCCACCAGCCAATGGCCATGGCGCCGGTCGCGCCGCCACCACCCCCGTCGGCGGGCGCCGCTGCCCCTGCGGCACCTGCGTCGGACCCGAATGCGGGTCTTGTCCCGATTGAGAGTCCGATGGTGGGGACCTTCTATCAGGCTCCTGGGCCCGACAAGCCGCCCTTCGTGGCCGTCGGAGCATCGATCGGACCGGAGAGTGTCGTCTGTCTCGTCGAGGCGATGAAGATCTTCAACGAGATCAAGGCGGGAGTCTCCGGCACCGTGGAGCGAATCCTTGTGCGCAGCGGTGACGCGGTGGAGTTCGGTCAACCGCTCTTCATGGTCCGCCCCGGTTGA
- a CDS encoding ABC transporter substrate-binding protein has product MTEVYGGAKAVAGRTSTGSLRTMPGVSEILRAPLAAFRSLRLALLGGVVAMSACERTQDSSGAPDRPIGADHARTSDQGEPRTAPLRIVSLSPAITTTIEHLGAGDRIVGRSPWCRTSGSAAVTWDGASVDAERLVALAPSHILLQRTVAVGPQEEIRRLAAGRPWKVHDWRLDRLDEVRMMIEGVASELGLADSDRAMALLERFDRACVRDEAIAAMGPALLLFGADPPMAFGPGSYVDDLWLSLGGENVVTRGAYPELSVEETRRLDPRWVVVIGSEALAARVATLPIRALREGRVLVVSDPGLLEPGAGVIDAVESLRHEVSQRVSTAQGQVAP; this is encoded by the coding sequence ATGACCGAAGTGTACGGCGGAGCGAAGGCCGTGGCAGGCCGCACATCCACCGGGTCGCTCCGTACCATGCCCGGCGTGTCGGAGATCCTTCGAGCCCCGCTCGCTGCCTTCCGAAGCCTTCGCCTTGCGCTGCTGGGAGGTGTGGTGGCGATGTCAGCGTGCGAGCGAACTCAGGACTCTTCAGGTGCACCGGATCGCCCGATCGGCGCGGACCACGCCCGAACGAGCGATCAGGGTGAACCACGCACGGCGCCGCTGCGCATCGTCTCGCTTTCGCCGGCGATCACGACCACCATCGAGCACCTTGGTGCCGGGGATCGGATCGTCGGACGGTCGCCATGGTGCCGCACGAGCGGAAGCGCGGCGGTCACATGGGATGGCGCATCCGTGGACGCTGAACGACTGGTGGCGCTCGCGCCCTCACACATCCTCCTCCAGCGCACGGTGGCGGTCGGCCCGCAGGAGGAGATTCGGCGTCTTGCCGCAGGGCGGCCCTGGAAGGTCCACGACTGGCGTCTCGACCGGCTCGATGAGGTTCGCATGATGATCGAAGGTGTCGCGTCGGAACTGGGCCTGGCCGATTCGGATCGGGCCATGGCGCTGCTTGAGCGATTCGATCGCGCCTGCGTGCGCGATGAGGCGATCGCGGCCATGGGGCCGGCGCTTCTCCTCTTCGGTGCCGATCCCCCGATGGCCTTCGGGCCGGGCAGCTATGTCGATGACCTCTGGCTGTCGCTTGGCGGTGAGAATGTCGTCACGCGCGGCGCCTATCCCGAGCTCTCTGTGGAGGAGACCCGCCGCCTTGATCCGAGGTGGGTCGTGGTCATCGGCTCCGAGGCGCTCGCCGCACGAGTCGCAACACTGCCTATCAGGGCGCTTCGCGAAGGGCGAGTGCTGGTGGTCAGTGACCCGGGCCTGCTCGAGCCTGGCGCGGGCGTCATCGATGCGGTCGAGTCGCTGCGCCATGAAGTCTCCCAGCGTGTGTCGACTGCACAGGGGCAGGTGGCGCCATGA